The genomic window CCTGGCACGCTGATAATGGGAGATCACTCCCCGGAACTCAGCCTATCCAGTCTAAGCGATATGAGCATCAACCATATCGACGACACTACCTGGCCCGACATCCCGATCATGCACGGAGCCAGCATGGGGAATTGCCTTACTCTCCTAGATGTCCTCACAACTAAAGTGTCATCAAGTCTCGGTAGCCGATCAGAAGAAACACGCAGTACTTTTAACGTGGGAACCGCACTAGTCGGCCAAAGTCACCTCAATAGCACTGAGGAATGCCGCTTCAACCACGCCAGCATTCAACTACCAAACTTTAATGAATGGGTAAACCGATCCCCATATCGCTGGACTTTTTCGAATTCGACTACAGCAGTTGAGCTGGCACCCCTTCCGCCACTTAGGGCAGACGTTGACGGATGCAAAATTACCGCATGGAGAAGCACGACCTCTAAAATAGGCCGACTCTCAAGTGCTGGATTTACGAGCTACGAGGTGATAGAACTTCGGCTCGACGAGCGGCTACCACTTGAAGAAATCGAGTATCGCTACATTCGGCCACTTGAGCAGCTTATAAGTCTCGCGACCGGCACCTCCTGTCAGGCCTTCAATATCGAGGTCGGAATCTATGATGACCCTGAAGGAAATACGGCTGAACCGTCGATATCTTCCTACGCCGTCCGTCGCACCAAAACAGATATGGAAATGCAAGAAGACGCAAAGATCCGACAGCACATGCGCTTCGGAATGAACTGTAAAGAATTCCCGCCGAATATTGAGTTTCCGGAGCTCGTACCGAAGTGGTTTTCCTTGCAAGCAAAAATCAGCACGGTTTGCGATCTAATATTCTCGGGGCGCCAAAAATCCGGCGGATACTTGCAACAGAAGATGTTCACTATCGCGTCTGCTCTTGAGGGACTTCATCGTGGCCTAAACCCGGGATACGAGAAAAAGTCCCCCGCCGAACGCGCCCGCAATAATGCGATCATCGAAGCGGTGCACGACACGCTCCCCCAACACCGCAATTGGCTTAAAGACGCAATCGCATCCGCCCACCGCAAAACTTATTCCTTTCGCATTCAGGAGTTGCTCAACAAAACCGACAACCTAATGAGCGAAGTTGTTGGGAACGAAGTTGAGTGGACCCGACAATTAACTGGAATCCGAAACGGCATCGGGCATGTGCTCGCAAGCCAAGACAAGAAGACAGTCGAACAGGTTTTTGCTATTCTTCAATCGGCTCAACTACTCGCCGAGATGATCCTATTGCGTGAACTTGGGTTCTCCACTCATGAATGTCGTCGCAGTTTTGAACACCATTGGGAAATAAACAGCGCTAGGCATCACGTCAAAAAGGGATTCCCGGAATGGTTTACAGGATAACTTCAGCCAACTTCACTATGAGCGAGGCATCTCCAACGGCTGTTCAGATATTGCACGCCACAGCGGATAGATGACGTCGAGATCACCCGTGGCCGGAGGTTGCGCCATCACCTATGGTGAAAGCATGTTCGACGACTTCGGCAACCTCGGTGATGGAATTGGCGGATTTGCCACGGTATTGCTTGCTGCATTCGCGTTCATGGGCGGCAAGTCCGCGCTCAACGACTGGCGAGAGCGCCAAGAAGCCGAGAGGAAGAAGGCCGAGGAACAAGCTTTTCAGATACGCCTCGACCGGGAACGCCATCAAATCGGCTGGAGTAAGGGGATGCACACGGTCTACAGGCTGTCTAACGTGACGAACCCCGAGGAGATGACGCAGGCCGTTGAGGAACTGACCTCAGGAAGACCATGTGAGTACGCGATCATCCGCGTCGAGCGCTCCGCCAGCCGGGCCGGCAACCTCCGTCGGTGGATTGACAGCGACGGGCACCTCGCGCATCCCCCGACGGACGCCGAGTATGAGGTGCTCGCGGCCAGCCGTCCGCCGGTAAAATTCGGGTGAAGATCACCGTTGGCGCGACGGGCACAGCGGTACGCCCACGGGTCATATAAGTCAGGCCTCGTCCCCAACGGCATGACCTGCCCGGTCGGCGTGGCGAAGACAGTCTGATCAGTCGGTCGCCTTCGGGTGTGCAGGACCTGCGGCGACGACCCAGACGATGCGGCGGTCCGAATCAGGGCAATACCAGATTCGGCCGCCGGCAGTCACTTCGTACTGCCACTGTTCGAACCGTTTGCCGCCGACCTCGCGGTAGGCGAGAGGCCCATAGAGTCGATGCTGCCGCGCCGGATTGATCGGCGCGGTAGGTCGCTCGCTCAGAATGATCCACGCCTCCCAGGTACTGGATCTAGCCGTCTGGCAGAGACTCTCCCAACCTTTCGCCGCCTCAGAGGTGGCGAATCGCGCCTCCCAGCCTCCCGGCTTTCCCGGAGGCGCCACGCGATCCCCACGCTTAGCGCTCGTCGTCGTCGTCCTCCAGGGGCGCGGGGACAACACCGAGGTCATCGTCGACCGGCCCGCTCAACTGACGAAGAAGATCGGGTTCGGCATGGATCACGGCTGTCGCCTTCCAGCCACGGAGCAGGTCGGCGAGCACCGACCACTGTCCCAATTCCGCGGAGATCCGCGCCGCCCGGGTGAACTCGACGACGAATTGCGGGATGGACTCCGGCGGCAGAAGTCCGAGCCACGGAAACTCCTCGCTCAAGGATTCGGCAGCCGTCTCCGGAGACACGTGAGCAAGAAGATTTCGGAGGGCCCGGACCGTTGCGACGGCCCCCTCACCGGATGCTGCCATCCGGTCCTAGCGTGTCAGTAAGAGGTCGGCGCCATCACGACGACGAACCCGCACGTCGCCCGCATCAGCCAGCGCAGCGACGCCTTTAGGGTCACGCTGCAACTCGCTCCACTGCACTTCCTTGAGCTCCGGCATGCTCTGAATCCTGAACTTCAGAACTATCCGCAAGGACGACGCTCGTCAGCGAGTCTCGCACTGGCAATGGTGATGTCGCCGATTCACTCTGAGGATCGAAATGGTTCGACAGGTGCCGAAGCAGTCCTCAGCCCCTTCAAGAGTCGCGGGACCGGGTGATCAGGGCGCGGCAAGGGGGACGTCCAGGATTCACGCTGGCGATCGAAAAAGGTCGACATGCGACGAAACAGGACACAGACTCGGGAGGAGCGGGAGTGGGAGGTGGACGATGTCGCCCCGATATCAAGATGACGAGCACAACACCTGGGAGCTTGCTGAAGGGCTGCTTCAGCAAGCCAAAGCGATGATGCGGGAAGCCGAGAGCGCGATGGAAGCCTGGCGCACCGGCAAGGAGATGAACCGGCTGCGGTGTGAGCGCCGTGGCATCAGTCAGTCCGACGCTGAGATTCGTTATTCGGCGTCGGCGAACGCCAAGAACGCGATCACCAACAACAGCTTCCACGTCGGGCTCGCGACGATGTACTACAACGCCGCGTCCGCGAATTACGCGCGTGCCCTGTATCTGCACGCGCGAGACGGAGCCCGTTTCTAGCTCTCGTCGAGGTCGACGGCGTCCTGCGTGGTGGCGGGCGGGCGGGGCGGGTCGGCCAGGGCGGGCGACGCGGGCACCGCGAGGGCGAGGCCGAGGACCGCGCCGGCGCCGATGAGGCGCAGGCCGGCGAGTGAGGCGGCGAGAGTTACGGGACGGCGTTCGGACTTCTCCATGCAGTTCTCCTAACCGGGCCGGGCCATCACGATGCCAGGCCAACCTGAGATACGGCTGTGCATGCGCCGGTGACGCCGGGCACCATGGACAGGGTGGAGATCGCGACCGAGACCGAGCGAAAATACGACGTTCCCGAAACGTTCGAGCTTCCTGACCTTGTCGGGGCCGGCGAGATCGCCGGCACTGACGGCGCTGAGACCCATGATCTCGACGCCACCTACTTCGACACCGACGACCTCCGGTTGATGAGAAATCGCCGGACTCTTCGCAGACGTAGCGGCGGTCACGACGCCGGCTGGCATCTGAAGACGCCGGGTGACGGGGTGGGCCGCACCGAGCACCGGCTGAACGGCGACAGCGAGACGGTGCCGGACGAACTGGTCGGCGTGGTCCGGGCGATCGTCCGGCGCAGCCCGCTGGCGCCGGTGGCCCGGCTGCGCACGCACCGGGTGGAGACACCGCTCAAGGACGCCGGGGGCCGGACTCTGGCGCTGGTCGCGCAGGATCAGGTCCGCGCGGAGTCCGCCGGGGTGGAGACCGTCTGGCAGGAGGTCGAGGTCGAGTTCGTCGCCGGTGACCCGGCGGTTCTCGACGAGGTGGAGCAGCGGTTGTTCGCCGCGGGCGCCAGCCCGGCCGAGGGCCCGTCGAAGGTGTCGCGGGCGCTGGCCGACCGCCTGGCCGCGGAGAAGGCGAAGGCCGAGGACTCCGGGAAAAAGGCCAAGCACAAGATCAACCCCGTGGCGGTGTACGTCGGGGAGCAGCGCGACGCGATCCTCGGCCACGATCCGGGTGCTCGTCAGGGCGCGCCGCGTTCGGTGCACCAGATGCGGGTCGCCACCCGTCGTCTGCGCAGCACGCTGAAGACGTACCGGCGAAGTTTCGGAGAATCGGACCTGCGTGACGAGTTGCGCTGGCTGGCGGCGGTGCTGGGCGCGGTCCGCGATCCGCAGGTGCTGGAGGAGAAGCTGCTGGGCCTGGTGGAGGAGGCGGGGCCGGAGTTCGCGGCGGCCGCCGACCGGGTTCGGGCGCATCTGGATGACCGGATCGCGACGGGCCGGGCGGAGCTGGCGGAGGCCCTCGACTCGGATCGCTACCTGGATCTGCTGGATCGGGTCGACGAGTTGGTGGCGCGCCGGCCGCGGACCGCTGACCCGGTGAAACGGGCGCGGAAGGTGCTGGCGAAAGCGGACGTGAAACTGGACGCGGCCCTGGAGTCCGGCGTCGAGGAGAAGATCCACGAGTCGCGCAAGGGCTTCAAACAGGCGCGGTACGCGGTCGAAGTGCTCGCCCCGGAGCAAGGCCGACCGGCGAAACGGCTGGTGAAGGCGCTTACCGCGTTGCAGGACGGGCTCGGCGCGTACCAGGATTCGAACGTCGCCCGTGGTGTGTTGCGGGAACTGGGTACGGACAGTTTCCACTTCGGAGTGCTGTACGGACGGCAGGAGCAGGTCGGCCGGGACGAGCTGGCGAAGGTGCCGGAGCTGGCCCGGAAGGCCCGCCGGCGGAAAGTTCGCCGAGTGTTCTGATCTCTCTGGTTGTGGTCTTGGTTCACGCGGGTATGAATCGGAGTCATGCAATCCGAGTTCGACTTACGGGCCACACCGCCCTATGAAGGTCCGATCGCCGAGCTGAACGGTTACCGGGTCGTCGACGACGAGGACGACGACCCGCGTCTGCTGAACGCTGACGGCATGCCGGTCGACACCTGGCGCGAGGATTACCCGTACGACGAACGGCTGTCCCGTGCCGAGTACGACCACGACAAGCGCCTGCTCCAGATCGAGCTGCTGAAGCTGCAGAACTGGTGCAAGGACACCGGCGAGCGTCTGCTGATCTGTTTCGAAGGACGTGACGCGGCCGGCAAGGGCGGCACGATCAAGCGGTTCATGGAGCATCTGAACCCACGTGGCGCCCGGGTGGTGGCTCTGGAGAAGCCGAACCCGCGCGAAGAGAGCCAGTGGTACTACCAGCGCTACATCAAGCACCTGCCGGCGGCCGGGGAGATCGTGCTCTTCGACCGGTCGTACTACAACCGGGCCGGCGTGGAGCGGGTGATGGGCTTCTGCAACCGCAAGGAGTACCTGGAGTTCCTGCGGCAGACCCCGGAACTGGAGCGGATGCTGGTCCGGTCCGGGATAAAGCTGGTCAAGTTCTGGTTCTCGGTGACGAAGGGTGAGCAGCGGACCCGGTTCGCGATCCGGCAGGTGGACCCGGTCCGGCAGTGGAAGCTGTCACCGATGGACCTGGCGTCGCTGGACCGGTGGGACGACTACACCGAGGCCAAGGAGGCGATGTTCTTCTACACCGACACCGCGGACGCCCCGTGGACGGTGGTGAAGAGCAACGACAAGAAGCGGGCCCGGCTGGCGGCGATGCGGTACGTGCTGAACCGTTTCCCGTACCACGGCAAAGACCCGGAGGTCGTCTCCGCGCCGGACCCGCAGATCCTCGGCCCGGCCTCACTCGTGGTCGAGAACACCGAGGACTCGCCGCTGATATTCCCGCGCCTCTAGGTGATTCAAAATCATTGGCGCCCTCTCCTGATCGTGGATAACGTGGCCGTACACGTGAAGGGAGGTGGTCCAGAGTTGAGTAGCACTGGGACTCGTGAGGTGGCTGTCCGCTAGCCGCTGTCCTTGACAGCTTTGGTTGTTTTAAAAGAAGTCGAGACCGTGTGGCAGCGGCCCGGCAAAACCAGACAGCCACCCGACCCCTGGGGATCCGGCCTAGTCCGACCGGACCTCGCTGCTTGCGGCGAGGAAATCCCCAGGGGTCGCTTCATTTCCGGGAGTTCAAGATGCGCGAGTTGGTGGTGCTGGGCACTGCTAGCCAGGTTCCCACCCGGCATCGCAACCACAACGGGTACCTGCTGCGCTGGGACGACGAGGTGATCCTCTTCGATCCGGGCGAGGGCACCCAGCGGCAGATGCTGCTGGCCGGAGCCCCGATGACCCCGCTCAAACGGATCTGTATCACCCACTTCCACGGCGATCACAGCCTCGGCCTGCCCGGCATCCTGCAGCGCATCTCGCTGGACCGGGTCCCGCATCCGGTGGCGGTCCACTATCCGGCCGGTGGCCAGGAGTTCTACGACCGTCTGCGGCACGCCACCAGCTACTGGGACAACGCCGAGATCGTGGCGGAGCCGGTCGGCGCCGGATTCACGGTGGAGACCTCAGCGGGGCGCCTCACCGCGCTGCCGCTGGCACATTCGATCGAGACGTACGGGTACCGCCTCACCGAACCCGACTCCCGCCGGATGGTTCCCACCCTGCTGGCCGAGCGTGGTGTCAAGGGCCCGGCCGTCGGTGAGTTGCAGCGGGCCGGGCGGCTCGGCGACGTGACGATCGAGCAGGTCAGCGAGGCCCGCCCCGGTCAGAGTTTCGCCTTCGTGATGGACACCGGCCTGTGCGACAACGTCTTCGAACTGGCCCGGGGTGTCGACATGCTGGTGATCGAGTCGACCTTCCTGGCCCAGGACGCCGAGATGGCCGCCCAGGTCGGGCACCTGACGGCGGGGCAGGCGGCCGTGGTGGCGCGCGAGTCCGGCGTACGCAAGCTGGTCCTGACGCATTTCTCGCAACGCTATCCGGACCCGGACCGCTTCCTGGAGGAAGCCGCCAAGGAGTTCGACGGCCCGGTGGTGCTCGCCGAGGATCTGCTGCGCGTGCCGGTGCCGCCGCGGGGCTAACGTCAGACCATGACCGTTCTGATCCGCCCGGCTGATGACGGGGACGTGCTTGCGGTGGGTGCGTTGCACCATCGTTCGCGGGCCGCCGCCTACGCGCATCTGATCCCGTCCGAGACGTTCGCCGCCCGTGGTCCGGAGGCGATGGGTGCCTGGTGGCAGGAGCGCTGGAAGTGGGAACGGGACTCGCACCGGATGACCGTCGCCGTCGACGACGGTGAGCTGGCCGGATTCACCTATGTGGGCCCGAGTGAGACGCCGGGCGCGGTCGAGTTGTACGCGATCCACGTCGCCCCGGACCGGGTCGGCACCGGGGTCGGCCGGCAGTTGATGGCACACGCGCTGACCGAGTTGGCCCAGTTGGGCGAGGCTCGGGCGGTGCTGTGGGTGTTGACCGACAACCCGATAGCGCGGCGCTTCTACGAGCATGGCGGCTGGAAACCGGACGGCGAGACCAGGACCGCCCCGGTCAACGACCGAGATCTTCCCCAACTGCGCTACTCCCGCGCTCTGATTTCTTAAAGCGCTACTCCCGCGCTCTGATTTCTTAAAGATCTGATTCCCAGACTGCTGTCGAGAAGACCACTCGACAACAGTCCAACACCATCCGGTCACGGAACGCCTGCCGCGGTGGGGTGCGGCAGACGTTCCGTGACCTTGCTGGTGGGGCGGGAACACGCGACCGAGTGAATGCGGGGGAACCTGTGATCGCGTGTTCCCGCCCACCGCCCCGCCCGAACCGGATGCGCCTGGCCGGAGGCGCTCGATCAGCGGAGGCGTGCCGATCTGGGATCCGGTTCTGGAACGGGTCTGGGCGCGGGATATCGGAACGCTGGCGGGGCGAACCGATGTCACCGCTGGGCGACGTCGCCCGGGCCGGGAAGCCGTGCTTGCCGGGGGACGGTCAAGCATCTTCAGCGACGTCGTGTATCTAGCTTCTAAGGATCAACTGCCGTCACGCCGGTACCTCCGGAAGTCGTCGTTGCGGTGGTGCGGGCCGGTGGCGTACCGGTTTCCGATCTCCTCCACTCCGGACCGTCGTCCGGGGAGTTCCCGCATGCTGTTCAGGTCGTGCCGCATCGTCCACACGTCGCGCCAGGGACGGCGTGCCACCGCCTCGGCACGTTCGGCCAGCTTCCGGGCCGAACAGGGCCAACGCCAACCGCACCAGTCGCATCTACCGTCCGGGCCGGCGGTGTGCCGCCCGAGCATCTGCTGTGCGTCCCGCCACAACAGACGGTCCACGATGCCGGCGGGTGCCGAATCGTCGACGTCGACCATCCCTACCCCTTTGTCCGCTTCGCCTTCACCTGATCAGTCCACTTAGTCCACTTCGTTCGGGAGGGGCCGATAGCACCGTCCCGACACATACAACCGCGACGGACCACGACCCGGTCGGACTGTCTGTGCGACTGCGACGACTATCAGTGACGAGCACAGCGTTCGGCCCCGCTTCGCGGCTGCGAAGCGGGGCCGGGAACGGGTGGCCTAGCTCAGGTGGGCCAACAGATCCTGCCTGGTCAGGACGCCGGCGGGCTTGCCGTCGACCAGGACCATCGCGGCATCGGCTTTCTCCAGGAGACCGACCGCCTCGGCGACCGGCTCACCGCCACCGATCATCGGCAGCGGGTCACCCATGTGCCGTTCGATGGTGTCGTGCAGGTGGGCCTGGCCGGTGAAGAGCGCGTCGAGCAGCGCCTTCTCCGAGATCGAACCGGCGACCTCACCGGTGACGACCGGCGGCTCGGCTTTCAGGACGGGGAGCTGGCTGACGCCGTACTCCCGCATGTAGTCGATGGCGTCGCGCACCGTCTCGGTCGGGTGCACGTGGATCAGCGGCGGGATGCCCTCCGCCTTGCCGGCCAGGGCGTCGGCCACGGTCGGTGTGCCCTCCTGCGTGCGGAGGAACCCGTACCGCGCCATCCATTTGTCGTTGAAGATCTTCGAGAGGTAACCACGGCCACCGTCGGGCAGCAGCACCACGATCACGTCGTCCGGACCGGCCTTGCGGGCCACCTCGAGCGCGGCCACCACGGCCATCCCGCACGAGCCGCCGACCAGCAGACCCTCCTCGCGGGCGAGGCGGCGGGTCATCTCGAAGGAGTCCGAGTCGCTGACCTCGATCACCTCGTCGGTGACACTGGTGTCGTACGCGGTGGGCCAGAAATCCTCGCCCACACCCTCGACCAGGTACGGCCGGCCGGTCCCGCCGGAGTAGACGGAACCCTCCGGGTCGGCGCCGATGACGCGCACCTCGCCCTGCTCCTTGAGGTAGCGCCCGACACCGGTGATGGTGCCGCCGGTACCGACGCCCGCGACGAAGTGGGTGATCTTCCCGCCGGTCTGCTCCCAGAGCTCGGGGCCGGTCTGTTCGTAGTGCGAGCGTGGGTTCGCCGGGTTGCTGTACTGGTCCGGCTTCCAAGCGCCCGGGATGTCCCGGGTGAGCTTGTCGGAGACGTTGTAGTAGGAGCGGGGGTCCTCCGGGGCGACGGCGGTCGGGCAGACGACCACTTCCGCGCCGTACGCCCGGAGCACGTTCTGTTTGTCCTCACTGACCTTGTCGGGGCAGACGAAGACACACTTGTAACCGCGGAGCTGTGCCACGAGAGCCAGGCCGACACCGGTGTTTCCACTGGTCGGCTCGACGATCGTGCCGCCCGGTTTGAGCAGGCCCGCTTCCTCGGCGTCCTGCACCATCCGTAACGCGATCCGGTCCTTGACCGAGCCACCGGGGTTCATGTACTCGACCTTGGCCAGCACTGTGGCACTTATGCCGTCGGTCACGCTGTTGAGTCGGACCAGCGGAGTGTTACCGATGATCTCGACGACGTTGTCGTAATAGCGCACGACTCACTTTACGCCCAGCGTCGGCCCGGTCCTCTCCCACTCCAGGAACCGCTCGGTCTCACTGAGGATCGTGCCGGCCAGCCAGGTGACCGCGACCGCGTCGTCGATCAGGCCGAACACCCAGAGAAACATCTCCGGGACGGCATCGATCGGGGACACCACATAGGCAGTGGCGGCCGCCATCAACGCCAGGCGCATGCCCCCGTCGTACTCCCCCTTGGCGGTGGCCCGCATCATCCGTGGCAGGGCACCGAGCCGCTGGCCCAGCGAGGGCCCACCCCGGGTGCCCGAGCCGAGTGCTCGCGCCAGCGCGGTGAACGCCGCCGCGCGTTTCAAAGTCTTGGCCATCAATGTTCCCCTCTCCGCCACTCAAGCATGACGTGGCTGCGCCAGAATTGCCCTCTCGGGGATGTGGCTACGCCAGAAAAGCCACTCGCGCTCGCGCGTTAGCCTCGAATTCCGACAGCACCCGCCGATCTTGGGCGAGCCGGATGGTTCCCTTCGAGCGACAACGAGGGAGACTATGAGCATCAACGACGTGACCAGGCCCATGACCAGGACCCACGAAAACGTGACCCGGGTCCGCGGACTGACCGAGACGGACCTGCGACGGCTCCGGACCGCTGGCCGGGTGGTCGGCGCGGCCGGCGGGGCGGTGGCCGGACTGACCGCGCTCTCCGCCGGGCTGCTGCTGCGGCAGGCCGCGGACGCCCGCCGGGTGATCCCGATGGCCGAGGCCCCACCACCGCGCGGGGACGGCGTCTACGGCGCGAAATTCGGTGGGCGGCCACTGGTCCTGGTGATCCTGGGTGACTCCACAGCCGCGGGTTACGGCGTGCACCGTCCCCGGGAGACACCGGGCGCCCTCTTCGCCACCGGCATCTCCCGCCGCCTGCGCCGCCCGGTCCGTCTGCACCGGCTGGCCGTCGTCGGTTCCGTCTCCGCGGGCCTCCCGTACCAGGTGGACGTCGCCCTGGAGTACGAACCCGACATCGCCGTCATCCTGATCGGCGGGAACGACGTCACGCACGCCTCGGCCCGGCCCGCCGCGGTCCGCCATCTGGGCGACACGGTGCGACGGCTGCGGGTCATCGGCTGCCGGGTGGTCGTCGGCACCTGCCCCGACCTCGGTGCGATCAAGCCGATCAAACCGCCGCTGCGCTGGCTGGCCCGCAGCTGGAGCCGTGATCTCGCGGCCGCTCAGACCGTCGCGGTGGTCGAGGCCGGCGGTCGTACGGTGTCACTCGGTGACCTGCTGGGCCCGATGTTCGAGGCTGATCCGATCCGAATGTACAGTTCCGACCGTTTCCACCCGTCGGCTGAGGGGTACGCCAGAGCGGTGTCGGTGATGATGCCGACCGTGCTGGCTGTGCTCGGCACCGAGGACCCGGTGACCACTCCGGTCGCCGAGGACGTCCGGGCTCTGTCCGAGGCGGCCGACGAGGCGGTCCGCGCGCCGGGTACCGAGGTGGCACCGGTCGGGCGCTGGGCCCGAATGCGGAAGTACCGTTGGTTCAGCACTCGTTCCACGGCCAACGTCGGCGGTGACCCACAGGGCGGGGCCGTAGGCTATACGCCAGAGGATCATCAGGTCGGCTGACCCCGGGAGGCGGACATGGCTGGGCTACCGGAACGATTGGCCAGGGCCGCGGCCACGAGTCTGCTGGCCGGGGCGGTGGGCGGAGTCGCCCTGCTCACCGGCGAGCTGCTCGCCGCGCGGTCCCGGCGTTATGCCAAGCCGACCATGGGCCTGGCACTGCGCACGTCGATGGGCCCACAGAACGCGCCGTCGCTGCGCCTGGTGCTGCTCGGCGACTCGGCCGCGGTCGGTGTCGGGGTGGAGTGGCTGTCCGACACGGTCGGCGGCCAGCTCGCCCGGCTGATGGCCGACGGCGGACCGGACGGTGGACAGCGGCATGTGCTGCTCTCCAGCGTCGGGGTGGCCGGCTCCCGGTGCAGTGACCTCGCCACCCAGGTCGCGCGCTCACTGCTCGGCGATCGGCCGGATGTCGCGGTGGTGCTGATCGGGGCGTACGACGCCGCTTCCGGCCGCAGTCCCGAGGACGCGGCGGGTCATCTGGGTCAGGCGGTCCGGCGGTTGCGCTCGGCCGGTGTCCAGGTGGTCGTCGGCACCTGTCCTGACCTCGGCGCCGCCCGTTCGATGGCGCCGCCGCTGCGGCAGATCGCCGGGCTGGTGGGCCGGCGGATGGCCCGGGCCCAGGCCAAGGCGGTGACCGAGGCCGGTGGGGTGGTGGTCGATCTGGCCGCTGAGACGGGTGCGGTCTTCCGGGCCGATGCCGGGACCCTCTGTTACGACGGGTTCCACCCGTCCGCGGACGGTTATCGGGTCTGGGCACACGCCCTGTATCCAGCGGTGGCGAAGGCGGCGTCGTTCCGGTCGGCGTGACGTTTTTCCCGTTCACCGACACTTCTTGCACAGCATGTGACAAATTCGCGCTTCCGACCATGTTACCGGTGAGTAAACTGGGCGCATGCCGGAAGCTGTCATCGTCGCCACTGCCCGCTCCCCCATCGGCCGCGCCCACAAGGGCTCGCTGAAGGATCTGCGTCCCGATGATCTCGCCACCACGATCATCGACGCCGCCCTGTCCAAAGTGCCGCAGCTCGACCGCACCCTGATCGAAGACCTCTACCTCGGCTGCGGTCTGCCCGGCGGCGAGCAGGGCTTCAACATGGCCCGCGTGGTCGCCACCCAGCTCGGCCTGGACGGCCTGCCCGGTGCCACCGTCACGCGCTACTGCGCGTCCTCGCTGCAGACCACCCGGATGGCCTTCCACGCCATCAAAGCCGGCGAGGGCGACATCTTCGTCTCGGCCGGTGTCGAGACCGTGTCCCGGTTCGCCCGCGGCAGCTCCGACGGCCTGCCCTCGGCCGCGCAGGAACTCGTCGGCGGCTCCTGGGCCAACCCGGCCTTCGCCGCCGCCCAGGCCCGCACCGTGACCTCCGCGAAGAACGGCACCACCTGGCACGACCCGCGCGCTGACGGTCTGGCCCCCGACATCTACATCGGGATGGGCTACACCGCCGAGAACCTCGCGCAGATCAAGAACGTGTCCCGCGAGGAGATGGACGAGTTCGGCGTCCGCAGCCA from Actinoplanes derwentensis includes these protein-coding regions:
- a CDS encoding cystathionine beta-synthase produces the protein MRYYDNVVEIIGNTPLVRLNSVTDGISATVLAKVEYMNPGGSVKDRIALRMVQDAEEAGLLKPGGTIVEPTSGNTGVGLALVAQLRGYKCVFVCPDKVSEDKQNVLRAYGAEVVVCPTAVAPEDPRSYYNVSDKLTRDIPGAWKPDQYSNPANPRSHYEQTGPELWEQTGGKITHFVAGVGTGGTITGVGRYLKEQGEVRVIGADPEGSVYSGGTGRPYLVEGVGEDFWPTAYDTSVTDEVIEVSDSDSFEMTRRLAREEGLLVGGSCGMAVVAALEVARKAGPDDVIVVLLPDGGRGYLSKIFNDKWMARYGFLRTQEGTPTVADALAGKAEGIPPLIHVHPTETVRDAIDYMREYGVSQLPVLKAEPPVVTGEVAGSISEKALLDALFTGQAHLHDTIERHMGDPLPMIGGGEPVAEAVGLLEKADAAMVLVDGKPAGVLTRQDLLAHLS
- a CDS encoding ribonuclease Z encodes the protein MRELVVLGTASQVPTRHRNHNGYLLRWDDEVILFDPGEGTQRQMLLAGAPMTPLKRICITHFHGDHSLGLPGILQRISLDRVPHPVAVHYPAGGQEFYDRLRHATSYWDNAEIVAEPVGAGFTVETSAGRLTALPLAHSIETYGYRLTEPDSRRMVPTLLAERGVKGPAVGELQRAGRLGDVTIEQVSEARPGQSFAFVMDTGLCDNVFELARGVDMLVIESTFLAQDAEMAAQVGHLTAGQAAVVARESGVRKLVLTHFSQRYPDPDRFLEEAAKEFDGPVVLAEDLLRVPVPPRG
- a CDS encoding CYTH and CHAD domain-containing protein, producing the protein MEIATETERKYDVPETFELPDLVGAGEIAGTDGAETHDLDATYFDTDDLRLMRNRRTLRRRSGGHDAGWHLKTPGDGVGRTEHRLNGDSETVPDELVGVVRAIVRRSPLAPVARLRTHRVETPLKDAGGRTLALVAQDQVRAESAGVETVWQEVEVEFVAGDPAVLDEVEQRLFAAGASPAEGPSKVSRALADRLAAEKAKAEDSGKKAKHKINPVAVYVGEQRDAILGHDPGARQGAPRSVHQMRVATRRLRSTLKTYRRSFGESDLRDELRWLAAVLGAVRDPQVLEEKLLGLVEEAGPEFAAAADRVRAHLDDRIATGRAELAEALDSDRYLDLLDRVDELVARRPRTADPVKRARKVLAKADVKLDAALESGVEEKIHESRKGFKQARYAVEVLAPEQGRPAKRLVKALTALQDGLGAYQDSNVARGVLRELGTDSFHFGVLYGRQEQVGRDELAKVPELARKARRRKVRRVF
- the ppk2 gene encoding polyphosphate kinase 2, with the translated sequence MQSEFDLRATPPYEGPIAELNGYRVVDDEDDDPRLLNADGMPVDTWREDYPYDERLSRAEYDHDKRLLQIELLKLQNWCKDTGERLLICFEGRDAAGKGGTIKRFMEHLNPRGARVVALEKPNPREESQWYYQRYIKHLPAAGEIVLFDRSYYNRAGVERVMGFCNRKEYLEFLRQTPELERMLVRSGIKLVKFWFSVTKGEQRTRFAIRQVDPVRQWKLSPMDLASLDRWDDYTEAKEAMFFYTDTADAPWTVVKSNDKKRARLAAMRYVLNRFPYHGKDPEVVSAPDPQILGPASLVVENTEDSPLIFPRL
- a CDS encoding YkvA family protein — encoded protein: MAKTLKRAAAFTALARALGSGTRGGPSLGQRLGALPRMMRATAKGEYDGGMRLALMAAATAYVVSPIDAVPEMFLWVFGLIDDAVAVTWLAGTILSETERFLEWERTGPTLGVK
- a CDS encoding ApeA N-terminal domain 1-containing protein: MRNVGEATFMGQWWLPGQNKRRSPGTLIMGDHSPELSLSSLSDMSINHIDDTTWPDIPIMHGASMGNCLTLLDVLTTKVSSSLGSRSEETRSTFNVGTALVGQSHLNSTEECRFNHASIQLPNFNEWVNRSPYRWTFSNSTTAVELAPLPPLRADVDGCKITAWRSTTSKIGRLSSAGFTSYEVIELRLDERLPLEEIEYRYIRPLEQLISLATGTSCQAFNIEVGIYDDPEGNTAEPSISSYAVRRTKTDMEMQEDAKIRQHMRFGMNCKEFPPNIEFPELVPKWFSLQAKISTVCDLIFSGRQKSGGYLQQKMFTIASALEGLHRGLNPGYEKKSPAERARNNAIIEAVHDTLPQHRNWLKDAIASAHRKTYSFRIQELLNKTDNLMSEVVGNEVEWTRQLTGIRNGIGHVLASQDKKTVEQVFAILQSAQLLAEMILLRELGFSTHECRRSFEHHWEINSARHHVKKGFPEWFTG
- a CDS encoding GNAT family N-acetyltransferase, which translates into the protein MTVLIRPADDGDVLAVGALHHRSRAAAYAHLIPSETFAARGPEAMGAWWQERWKWERDSHRMTVAVDDGELAGFTYVGPSETPGAVELYAIHVAPDRVGTGVGRQLMAHALTELAQLGEARAVLWVLTDNPIARRFYEHGGWKPDGETRTAPVNDRDLPQLRYSRALIS